A segment of the Panicum hallii strain FIL2 chromosome 1, PHallii_v3.1, whole genome shotgun sequence genome:
TAGGAAATAAGGCATGGAAATCAACTTACAATAACTGTCCTGACAACAACCTTCACCTCCCCCTTATGTGCCATGTTCAAATCAACAAATCTCTCAGCAATGCGCTCAATATATTTCAGCCTGCCGTTGTCCGCCAAGACAGCTTCATAAACCAACATGAAGTTAGACACTGACAAGATACGTAGTATGGAACAAATTATATGCATTTAGCAATCATACCAAGTACTGaaattcaaaattcaaaacagCTTCCTGAGAAAAGTACATCAATTAACAGGTTTGGTAACAAGCATATAACCGATAATACAGCTGCCTTAATAACAAACTACTGCACGAGACAAATTATCATACAGATCAAGGCTACCAAAAGCATTTCCTCCGTATAAATATGAAAAGACTATTGGAACCAGTAACACAAGAAAATGGTTCATATGTTTTGTGACAACCAGGAGTAATCAACTCATTACAAGGAAATATAGCAAACTCAATTAGGCATACAAAATGAGTGGGCAGGGAGCATACCCAAGAAGTTCTTTGTGACATCTGAAAATCCAGCTTCCGCAAATATTTCAGTTATAGCCTTCACCCTGGTCTCTTTTGGAACTGACAAGTCCTTTATGAATTGAGAAAACAGCGGGCTCTTCTTGGATGCCTCTACAACAGTTTGAATCTCAGATTCAACTTTGTCCAATGTGTTTGCTTTGGCTGCTGTAAGGAACAGTGCACTAGCATAGTTGCCTGTGCCACCATACAGAGCATCTGGAACCTAAAGACAAAGTCAGAAAAACAATTAGACATGCATGGTCAAATTACAGACACCTCAAGCTGCCAGCAACGAATTAAATTAAAAGGAGAAACTTTAATGCAGTAACCTGCAGAAAACTACACAGATATTTAAGGAAAACCAAGAAATGTAAACTAAACAGCACTGAATGTCTCCGGTCCTGGAGTTTCTTTACCAAACAATACAGCTAAGTGCAACTTGAAGAAACTCGCATCCAATAGTTCATCCTTTGTGTATGACTTAAATAAGTGATTGCATAATTACATTCACTGAACAAATCGAATGGCATCTAACCCTAGTACAGCATTAGGTTTCCCGAAAGTAGGCAGGATATTAGAGAAATAATTACATAATCCCCACAATGCCAATAATACATTGACAAGAGTCGCCTATTACCAGTCACGAACATAATAATACAATCTATGTATACCATTTCTTAACTACATTCGCGCACCAGGGGGGATACAGTACAGGTACCTTGACCTGCTTCCCGGTGGGCTTGGCCACCTGCGACGAGAAGCCCCTCGAACCCTGCATCAGAACGAACACGTCAGTCCCCCAAAAATGAACCTAAATATCACAAGGATGACTCAGAAATCCCCCTGCAAAATAACCTAAAACATCACGAGACAGGGCAGTCCTAGATCGGATACAGGACGCGGAAGGCCAATCGAAATCGAGAGAAATGGATCTGTTTCAACCACGGAGACGGGGTGGGGGGCATGGACCTGGGCGACGGCCGTGGATTCGGAGGCCGCCAGGTGGGCGCGGATGAGGGGGAGGCCGGATCTGaggtgccgcgccgccgccatccctgtTCGCTGGCTTGTTCCGCGGCGGTGGAGAGCGAAACCCTTGGGTGCGGGGGTGGCAGGAGATCGGGGACGAGGAGGCTGGTCTTGAGGAGTGCGAGGAAAAAGAGGAAGCGGAGGCGATGCCGAGAGCCAGGGCACAACTACAACTCTCGGGAGCGGCCCAGAAGAGCACAAATTCTTGACCGATTTGGTTCATGGGCTGTATTTTACCCACGTGGGCCTTGGTGGCCGATTTGGTTCATAGACTGTACTTTAGCCCGTGGAGTTTGATGGTCGCATTGGTTCTTGGGCTGTACTTTAGCAACGTGGGCCTTGATGGCCAGATATTTGGGCCTCTTTCGACACGAGCCAGATAGCTTAGCTTGGGCGCGGATTTATTAAGATTCAGCCCTGAAGCTTTTTCACTTTTTTCTCTGTAAGACAtgccttctccttttctttttctgggGAGAAGGCTTCTCCGTTTCTTTGAGAAGCAGCAGTTGTAGGTGTGCTAAACGGAGGAACAGCAGCGCTGTCAGATTAACACCGGTAAAGGCAACAATGAGAATCGTTGAAAGGAAATACAAGACGTGTTAGCAACTGCGGAGACAAAGAAGAAAACAGCACTTTAGAAACACACAGAGACAACGACAAATAAAGTAAGTGGAAAACATTTCGTAGATAACCTAGCATGTTAAGAAAACACCACCTTCGTAACCGTGACCCTTTTGCTTTTTccaaagttttttttttctttggaaAGTTGTCAAGACAGATGCAACCATGCAGCGCGTTATGTTTCAGTACATTTGCACCTCTCTGAACGGGGACTGTGTTCCGTCATCGCAAAGCGATGTAAATAAACAACCTGATTATCCATGCCATCCATGACCCAAAAGATGTTTGTAGATTGCTGCACTTTCTTTTGCTTTCCCTCACATTATTTACCATCTTTCCAAAGCAGTATATCCAGATACGCTCTTGTAAAGCTTCTCTTCTGAATCACCAACAATGTATCTACCATTCATGGGCGACTACTACCAAGTACGCCAACCATCCCACCGAGCGCCCTTTCCATGTTGATCTCCACTCGCGCGATCCTCACAAAGGCCAACCTCGCAGACTTTCTCCTGATGAAACTTTACCGCGCCCGCCCTCTAATCCTTTGACACATCGCCGGGGTCGCAAAGCAGCTGGTGGACGCCTTTGCCGAACCCTCTTGCCTCTTGGCTTGTTGCCTTCGCCTCTCCATCCCATGTTCGCTCCTCCTACGTGCATAACCACCTCCAACACCAAACAGTCCGGCTCACTAGTCAACAGCTGCTCGGTAGTCGCGCCACTGTTCCATCGTCGGATCTTGCTCGCTCTGGATGCAAGAAT
Coding sequences within it:
- the LOC112889114 gene encoding ATP synthase subunit O, mitochondrial; its protein translation is MAAARHLRSGLPLIRAHLAASESTAVAQGSRGFSSQVAKPTGKQVKVPDALYGGTGNYASALFLTAAKANTLDKVESEIQTVVEASKKSPLFSQFIKDLSVPKETRVKAITEIFAEAGFSDVTKNFLAVLADNGRLKYIERIAERFVDLNMAHKGEVKVVVRTVIPLPEKEEKELKETLQDILGKNKTILVEQKIDYSIMGGLVIEFGQKVFDMSIKTRAKQMEAFLRQPLEI